In the Theobroma cacao cultivar B97-61/B2 chromosome 1, Criollo_cocoa_genome_V2, whole genome shotgun sequence genome, one interval contains:
- the LOC18611120 gene encoding LOW QUALITY PROTEIN: red chlorophyll catabolite reductase, chloroplastic (The sequence of the model RefSeq protein was modified relative to this genomic sequence to represent the inferred CDS: substituted 1 base at 1 genomic stop codon): MAVVFRNFLNSPLPSLSSPSSSSLCLLSSFSPPSPRPQIFASASPASSPMDTNPRKFMDFPFVTTPHRNLMIDLVSTVENRLESQLKPCTLPPDVQHYCNQSGTSQGSLHIRSGHSSSQVDFILGSWLHCELPTGGALNITSLSAYLNVSTDAPNFLIELIQSSPTSLVVILDLPPRKDLVLYPEYLQTFYENTRLDSLRQTLEKLPEVQTYYSSALYIRCVTSPTSIMIRVDTKGAGPGRMEEIVKDHVDPVAKAALGIWLDQCACGQRNVDEAEKAYLEKRDGLIKNKTIEIDLGSNFPRLFGPDIANRILGVIREVYNGXGRASRKDKPRGRHHGLSQQKRQEIKEAFELFDTDGSGTIDAKELNVAMRALGFEMTEEQINQMIADVDKDGSGAIDFDEFEHMMTAKIGERDTKEELMKAFQIIDQDNNGKISPQDIKRIAKELGEHFSEKEIQDMIEEADRDHDGEVSIDEFMRMMQRTTYGY; encoded by the exons ATGGCTGTCGTCTTCCGAAATTTTCTGAACTCCCCACTTCCTTCACTCTCATCgccatcttcttcttctctttgtcttctctcttctttcaGTCCACCTTCACCCAGACCTCAAATTTTTGCATCAGCTTCGCCAGCATCATCTCCCATGGACACCAACCCCAGAAAGTTCATGGACTTCCCATTTGTCACTACCCCACATAGGAACTTGATGATTGATCTCGTATCAACGGTGGAGAATCGCCTCGAGTCTCAGCTCAAACCCTGCACTCTGCCTCCTGATGTACAACATTACTGCAATCAAAGTGGGACCTCCCAGGGCTCACTTCATATCAGATCAGGCCATAGCTCTTCCCAG GTTGATTTCATACTAGGAAGTTGGTTACACTGTGAGCTGCCAACAGGTGGAGCACTGAACATAACAAGCCTTTCCGCATACCTGAATGTTTCCACAGATGCACCAAATTTCCTTATTGAGCTCATACAGAGTAGCCCTACATCACTAGTTGTCATTCTGGATTTGCCTCCTCGGAAGGACCTAGTCCTATATCCAGAGTACCTTCAAACGTTCTACGAAAACACCAGGTTGGACTCACTTAGACAAACGCTTGAGAAACTCCCAGAAGTTCAAACTTACTACTCTTCAGCGCTTTACATTCGATGTGTCACCTCTCCCACATCAATTATGATCCGTGTTGACACGAAGGGAGCTGGACCAGGACGCATGGAGGAGATTGTAAAGGATCATGTGGATCCTGTTGCAAAAGCAGCATTGGGAATATGGTTGGATCAATGTGCTTGTGGACAGAGAAATGTAGATGAGGCAGAAAAGGCATATTTGGAAAAGAGGGATGGATTGATTAAGAACAAGACCATTGAGATTGATCTCGGCTCAAACTTTCCAAGGTTATTTGGGCCCGATATAGCGAATCGTATACTTGGGGTAATAAGGGAGGTGTATAATGGGTGAGGGA GGGCATCGAGGAAAGACAAGCCTAGAGGGAGGCATCATGGGTTAAGCCAACAGAAGAGGCAAGAGATTAAGGAAGCATTTGAACTATTTGATACTGATGGCTCAG GTACCATTGATGCAAAAGAGCTGAATGTTGCCATGAG GGCTCttggttttgaaatgacaGAAGAG CAAATCAATCAAATGATTGCAGATGTGGACAAGGATGGCAGTGGTGCCAttgattttgatgaatttgagcACATGATGACTGCCAAGATTGGCGAGAGGGACACTAAAGAAGAGCTTATGAAAGCATTCCAAATCATTGATCAAGATAACAAT GGAAAGATATCTCCCCAAGACATTAAACGCATTGCAAAGGAGCTTGGCGAACACTTCTCAGAAAAAGAGATTCAAGACATGATTGAAGAAGCAGACCGTGATC ATGATGGTGAGGTGAGTATTGATGAGTTCATGAGGATGATGCAGAGAACTACTTACGGCTACTAG